The Cynocephalus volans isolate mCynVol1 chromosome 1, mCynVol1.pri, whole genome shotgun sequence region AAAATTGTAAATTTTGAGAGCCTGGCAGTAGGAGTGGCTCGGGTCCCTGAGAGGGGGCTTAGCACCATGGAAATGCTGAAGGACCCTGCCCTTAGAAAAGAAGACAGAGCCTGTGCTTATCTTGCCTCCTTTCCCCTCCTAGCCCAGCTGGGGCCTCTCCAGCCCTGGGCTCACCAAGTGAGCAGAGTGGCGAGGATAAGCCTGGGCTCCCATCTCTGGCCTCCCAGAGGACTTCCTGTGTGTCCCGCTGATTGGGGATCACATAATCTGTACATGTTCAAATACTACAGACCCCAAGAGCTACCAAGAAGCATAGAAATCCATAATAAAGCTTAAGGATTTTATTTAGGTAAACAGACTTTTGCATTGTGTTTAAGATTTATCATAACCCTTCTTAGGATCAACTCTTTAGTTCATTTAAAAACCATCAAGATAAACTGAGCTTTTGTAGGAATTTCGATgtaatattccttttttaaaaagcatagtaAGCTATTATATTGACTGATATATTTTAAAGCGTCATTGTGTTACTACTAaccattatttaataatttatgtaGCTACATGAACAGTACtttaaaactaaaagacaaaggatATTTAATGAccatgaaaagtaaaatattaaacctTTTAgcattagaaatattttctttaagaaaaagtgttaactaaaagaaaaaagaaaaataaaaaatgttacctTAGTGAACAATGGCATCTATTACAAATGATCTTGGAGAATGTATTTGAAATGAAACTTTTCCTTTGTAACCTTCTGTTGTGCTAGCAATCCTTAAGAGAAATTTGGGAGGATGATACAACACATGGTGTGGAGAGGGCTGGCCTGCTGGCTGTTGGGATCCAGAGGAGGTGCTGTTGACCTCTGTTCTTCAGCTGAGCAGAACTAGAGAGGCAGCTTCCATTTCAGGAGCTCCAAACACTCCTGTTAACCAAGCTCACAGATTGAGTGGCTTAGGCTCTTCTAGTCTGCCCATTGGTGCTCTTCTCCCTGTGCATGCCTCCTGGGCTACCGTGGTATTGGGGTGTCTTTGATGAGCCTGGAACCAGATCCAGAGTAATTAAGGTGACTTTAAGAGGGGCCTGTCAGCAAAGGTCATCTTACCGAAGACTGACTCGCtcactctccctccttccctccctctctgtcccccCAGCTGGTCCTGACTGCCTTAtctccatttattcttttttttttttttgcggctggccagtactgggatccaaacccttgaccttggtgttataacgccatactgtaaccaactgagctaaccagccagcccttctctGTTTATTCTTGTGCTTATTTGCTGAGCAGTCCCATCTCcttctagttttattttgaaaagcctTACTGATGTATTGAAACTGGTCACTATGGAGTTTTTCTTGCTCAGGAGGCCACCAGTCTCTGTCAAGTGACTTTGATCCCATACTCTTGGTTTTCAAGTTTAGAGAAAGCagtcttgtttttcttatttccaagTCCTTGTACTTGCTGGGATCAGGAGGATGGAAACTTCCTCCACCTTGGAACCCCCAAATTTTAACAAGAAATATGGTGGAGGAGGGTGAGCTATGCAGAGCCCAGAGCAGTCAGTGTACACTTTGCTAGACCATTCGCTTATTCTCTCACTGTATTTGTTGCATGcctgctatgttccaggcacagCTGAGTAGAAGGGATATAGTGATAAGCAAGGCAGACTTGGcctttgccctcatggagcttatctAGTGGGAGAAGGCAGATATTAATTAAATTATCCCATTACGTATAATTACAAACCATGATAAGTGCTCATAGGACAGCATGTAATACTATAGCACCCTTAACACAGGGACCTGATTCAGGGTGTAGAGTTAGGGAGGGCTTCCCTAAAGAGTAACTTGCAGGGAACAATGTATTTAGAAAGGTGGAGAGGAaggtagggctgggtctgaagagAGAGGGTTGTGTGGTATGCTGCAGGCTGCTTGAAGGCTAGGCACTGGGTAGGTCTTCCTCTTTCTGCACTCCATGGTCCAGATGATGCTCAGTACAGGTTGGCTCATGGACTAGAAAGGCTACCGGCAGGCTGGAGTAAGCACAGGGTCTACCTGGAAGAGCTGGCTCTTGTCAAAGGTGCAGGGTTCCCAGATGGCCTCTCCCCAAATGCCAGAGCTTCAGGGTAGCTTAGAGAAGGACAAACATCTTTCTGTAGAGAAAAACCTGCTCTCACAAGCAAGACAGCTTTCTAGATATTGAACCAGTTATAATCAAGTGTATTAGCACCTAGACATCTTACATTACTTaatgagagaaaattaaaatcagagtATTCTGCGCCACTGATGATTATTTATCAATCAAGGATTAATATGAGGCAATTCAGAATTTATGGTGATAAAAACAGACCTTATAGGGCtggcccatagctcacttgggagagtgtggtgctgataacaccaaggccatgggcttggatccctatatagggatgactggttagctcacttgggagagtgtggtgctaacaacaccaagtcaagggttaagatccccttactggtcatctttaaaaataaaaaaaaaaaaacagaccttACAGATAAAAACAGTCCATGTACACCAGGCTCTGTGATTTCCAACATGGGAAAGCTTTATAAAGAGTGGACAGCAACACTGAGAAAGGTGGGTCCTTCAAAACCTTTAGATTCTGCACTGTTGAATATAGTAACCACTAGCAATGTGTGgctatttaattaaaattgaataaaatttaaaatttagttccttAGTTGCTACATATAGTCAATGGCTACTGTGTTGCACAGCACAGACATAAACCATTTCCATCATTACAGAAAGTTCTTTTTGACTCTGCTGTTCTCAAGCATTTGAGCTTTGTCCTAGGAGTGATAACTTTGTAGAACAGGTGTTGGGACAGTGTTGGCTGAAATGgtcctccctcctttccccccatGAGTGCACAGATGGGATAAGGTACTGCAGCTCTTGCTGATGGTCTTCACGTCAAGTATTGGGAGCTCATTGGGTCTTGTCTCTCTCTTCTGCCGACAGTGTTGGAGAGCTGGCTGGACTACACTGGCGAATTGGAGCCTCCAGAGCCGCTGGCCAGGCTTCCACAGCTCAAGCATTGCATCAAGCAGCTGCTGACGGACCTGGGCAAGGTGCAGCAGATCACTCTCTGCTGCTCAACATGAAACTAACTGGGCAAGGCACCCCAAATTAAGGGGGCACAATTCCGGGGCACCGGCAGGAGGAGCttcacatatttaaataaataaacctagcATGCCCAATGCACATGACACAGACTGACTTCTGGGATCTGGGCAGGAGTGTGATGGACATTGGACAAAGAGGCCATTTTGGCTGCTGGATGGCAGGGCACTCTGATCTCAAAGCCTACCAAGAAGGTAGCATATAGTCTCTTGGGATTCTCTTCGTCTGTGCACATCGATGAATGAAGAGAGTCTTTTGCACAAACTTCACTTGAAATCGTGCCACTGATGATAAATGGAATGAGAGCCAAAAGTTTAGTTGGAAACAGTTGTAAATTCAATTTGTAGTTTATTTAATTGACTTTTCTGTCAGGTTGGGGCACATGCCAACCCTACTGGTTTCTGCCTGGCATAGTGTTTAGGCAGCAGGCATTATTCATTTTCCAGCTTCATGGGAATGTTGTGACTTCACTGTTCTGTGGCAGTTGGGAAGGAGCAGAGGCCTTGGCTGCCCTGCCTTCCTCGGTAGAACTCTTCACTTTTCTCACCACCTGTTTTGCATGACTTCATGGTACCAGGGACAAGTTTTGTACGCTTTTACCGAGTTGGCTGGGTTCTGGCTTTAATAGCAGAGTCCATACAGCCTGTGGAGGAACTAGAATCTCACTGTACTAAGAATCTAGGAGGAATTCTAAACTGAAGCAGGCAGGGTCTGGAACCCAGAGGACGGCATTTTCTATCCACTTCCTAATATTGACAGCTTCCCAGTTCTATTTAATGTTCAAAAAATGTTTCCCTAAATTTCAAACTCTTTCACTGTAAAGATTTGTTACAAAGAATGTGGTTTGGAGAATTACCTTATTTTATATTGTTGTAAAGAAACTTCAGATGCTACATGTGCCGCTTTTCTCCTTCCCTGCAGGGTATGTTTAATAGTTAgcattttcagaattgttttgttAACATACTTTTAACACTTTAAATTTCCTGTTTGTATTATTTTGTGAGATCAAGGTGATTATGCTGCTTAAGGTCCAGGTACAACCTATTTGTACCTTTTGAGACAATATTTGTGTTACTTTTGCAGGTTACGGTTCCCTGTGTAATTGCTatattctgttgtgtttttccttACTAGGCCAAGTTAAAGAAAATGTTCCATGCTTTGAGGAATGACTCAGttcactattttgttttcttatcattaaaggaaaaaatcaaagcaCAGTTGTCCATTAACACAAGTTAATTATGGGTTTATGAATCTGTAATATTTTATGCTGCAAATATTTACTATGTAAACATGAAGTAGCCAATATCTCAATAGCAATGACAGTATCTCTGATGACCTATGGAATGGTTAGGTTTTAAGGCACAGGTCACTGTCATGAATTGGCCTCTGTATAAGATCTGTTTCAGCGAATGCTATCTAGTGATTGGTTCACTATTTGatataaaatgaattatagaaTAAGTATAAGTTGACCTGTTATAGCTTATCCATCAGCGGGAATACATGTGGCCATAACATCTGTAATACATCTGACACAATTCCTCTACAAGAGGCTGTTTCCCACTTAATGTCGGTGTTTCTAGCATGGGAAGAAATGCTTAAGGAGTGTGCATGGTATCTACATTATGGATAATTTATCGGACAGCTGCATTGTTAAGAATTGTGTGATGCTTgttggaaaagggaagaaagaggatGATTTTCTATAGCCACAACTGTGAGGTATGATGATTGTTGTATTAGAATACcgatttttgttttctgaaaatacATTTGTGTATCACATCTGGGGAAGCTGTAACTTTTAAGGTAGTCGATTTTGTGTTGTTCAAAGATGGAAGCAGAAACTGAATTAACCTAATTATGCCAAGTGACCATTAATGGGTTTTTGTTTAAGTTTTGTAAAGGAAATAACCCTGTTTCACTCATTGTGACTTTTGTTCTTAGGGAAGACCCTCACCCCAAGTTCTGATAACCTCAGTGTACTTCCCTAATTTAAAGCCATGTTGAGGGGCTCCATTCCCAGTTCGTGGGTCAAGTAGAATTAACCCCAAGTTGGAGCACTGGAAACTTATTTGCAAACGTTGCTGTTACCATTTAGAAATATGTGCACTACCTAAGTTTTGTCTTTTGAGAAAAACTATCCACCTATAAAAAATTGCCTTGACAAAAAACAGTTCTGGTTTGACTATCATTTCGTTTTTTTAAGTGATGAGTGTATGCAAGGTGGATCATTGATGAGCCAACATTGCACTGTGGATACATATCTGTTTACGCGCTATTAGAACAGAAGGCGCTGTATATAGAAATGTTGCTTTGAAGCAATATTTGCAAAACTTCTGTATctgtatttggaaaaaataaaacaggttcTTGTTGCTATGTTTCAGTTACATATTGAAATATTCTTCACTGcaattttaatattattcttCTGTAAACATTGCCTTTTAAAGAAAGCCTGCTTTTACCTTCTAAACAGATCTATGTTTTGCAGGGAGGGAGATGCAATTCTACCAAGAAATCCCAAGAAGTTATGTAAAATATTCAACTCACTTAAGTGTCTTTCCTTAATATTCAAAAGCAAAATGCCCCACCCACATCTGGTTCATGCTTTGTGGTGGTAAGCTGCTGGTGTACTAGATTTTGATTGTTGAAAGTAGTGCAAGGAAGACATGTCTGGTCTTCCTTATATTAAGAAATGTGACATCCACTGCAATAAGACCCTTCTGAGACTAACCCAAGCTGCTTATGTACCCCAACTAGCTCCTTCCTGGGTGGGCAGCAGCCTCAAGGGGCAGAGTGGGCTTTTAAGATTTTATAGCAGGCCATTCCCATTACTTGCcaaattctttcttccctttttaaacaACGAtgcttgtttaaaaaatacaagggAGCCAGTTGGAGAGACATAAAAATGAGTAGCTTCAATAATGTAAATAATTCATTAGCTCACACCAGTTCTGCTTCTTAAATCCTACCAGAGGTCTAAGATgtggcaaggaaggaaggaaggagcaagTCTGGAGGCTCACAAGAACTGCTTTCTGTAAGGGGTGCAGCAAAACACATTAAAATAGCCCAAAAACTTGGGCTTTGGGGGAAGCCTATGCACGAAGGGCAGGTAGGCACGTTGGTGGCTGTATTGTTACAGAGGTAGCCAGTGAAGTGAGCATTTAACAGAACCGCCTATTTGCAGGATCCCACAACCAAATCCTGCAGGCAGGATGTATCGCTATCATCCATCTTTTCAGGTAGGAAAATGAGCTCGGATTCTGGCAAGTAAAAGGGAGAGGTGGGACTGGAACTCAGACTGCTGTAATCCCCATTTCATAGCCTCCCATTAAACAAACGAAACCTAAGTGGGTCCTTGGGAGCCCAGGAGAAAAACTTCGCAGACGTGGTGGAGGGATGGCCCAGATCTAGTCAACATTTAAGGATTCCACAATAGCCAACAAAGGCCTGGAGAATAGGAAACTCGGAAAATAAGAAGGCCTTATTCTCATGGGTTCCCAACACCAGTCAGAAAGAAGGTGGAAAATGGGCTCGGTGAAATAAACCCAATAAAGGACGAACGAAAGACACGCCAGACCACAGATGCTGCCAAAACTCGTTTTTCATTAATACGGGGTAGGGTGCCAGGCTCAGGACTCCGAACCCGATCACGGCCCCAGTTCGGAGAGCGCCCGGCTCATGACGCCCGCAGCTTCCCCGCTCAGCCAGTGATGCGCACATCCGTGCGGCGGCGGAGCCGCCGGGCCCGTGCCGCCTCGGGCAGGATAGCGAGTAGCTGCTCCTGCACCAGCATCTCCACGATCTGCTCCTTGGTGCGGATGTCGGGCCGCAGCCACTGGCGGGAGAGCTCCCGCAGCTGCCGGAACGCCTCACGGGGGCCCGCCGCGTCTTGGTACCGAAACTGCCGGAAACGCTGACGGAACGTCTCGGGGCCAGGCCGGGAGCCCCCGGAGCCAGGGGGGGACCGCGGAACGTCTTCGGCCTGAGGCGGAGAGCCCAGGGGTGCAGGCCCGAGGGGCAGCTCCTGGACCGCGGAGGCCGCCGCGGGGGGCGTAGGAGTCGCTTCGGGGACTGCGGCGTTGGGGCTGGAGGGGTCGGGGGCAGGCGCTGAGGCCTCTGGAATCGAGGCGGCCGCAGAATTACGCTCAGGATTTGAGCTTGGGTTGGCTCCTTCCTGTTTCTCCGGCGGCACCGCCTCCACGGGGTTCCCACTAGCCGCCAAGCTCGACTCCGTCGCCGCCATGACTCCGGGCGTCACCCTTTGTCCGGCAGCTGTGAACTAAGCACTGCGTCTGCGCGGGGCGGGGTGAGGAGGGAGACGTTTCTAGCTAAAGGGTAGAGCCCGCCGGATCCTGGAAGTAGACAGACCGAGAACGCTGCCGCTTACCCGCACCCGCGAAACGCCGGGAGCGGCCGGAAGCGGAAGTCTCCTCTGGCTTCTCTAAGATGAGGTCGGCGCTCCAGCACTCGGAAGTCGAATCCTGGCTGCGGGAAGCCGCGCCCCCTGGCGTCCGCGAGTCGCGTCAGGAGACGGCCGCGAGTGGGCTGCGGTGCGCTCTTCGTGATGGTGCCGCTTCCGAGTACCGGTCCGAGGAGTCGGAGCCGGAGTCGGAGCCGGAGCCGGAAGCGGAGTCGGAGCCAGAGCCGGAGCCGGGGGAGCAGGAGTCAAAGGAGAAACCCAGAGATGACGAAGTAGACTTCGAATCCAGGATCCACTTCGGCTTGCAGGTGACCCGCGCCTGCCTGCGGTCGCTCCTCCTTACTTGGCCCGGATTCACGTGTAGCTCTGACAGCCCTTCGGTAAACGATTAGGATGATGGCTAGCCTTGTCAGGGCTGCCACCCGGCCGGGAACCAAGTCTGGGCCGCGGGACGGCGGGCCGGGCGCAGGGGGAGGGCCCGGCTCGAGAAAGTCCGCTCGCTTGGTCAAACGAGGAAGGCAGTAGCACCCTCCTTATTGCAAGGATGGCAAACACAACGTGTGTAAGATCCTccgcacactgcctggcacaaagtaaatgCTCGAGACctgtttctcattattttttgcGTGTTCTTTGAAACCAAGGAACAGGTGGCTCTTTGGGTTCTGCTTTTAACTTTAGGATAAGTGAACCCCATATGATGGCCGCTAGCCCTATGTGTTTACTAGCCCTTGACATGTAGTTAGtctgaactgagatgtgctgCAGTGTAAAATACACACGGAGTTAGTACGGAAAAAACctccatacatacatatatatatatatatatatatatttttttttttttttagtttttttggtggctgaccggtatggggatctgaacccgtgaccttggtgttataaggctgtgctctaaccaaatgagctaactggccagcttcgATACTTTCttatattgattacattttggaatatattttgcatatattgggtcaaataaaatatattactaaaattaatttcacctgtgtctttttacttttcaaatgcaGCTACTAGAagaatttaaattacatatgtggttcACTTTATATATTTCAGTTAAACAGAGCTGGAGTCTGGCTGCCTTGGTGGAATACCCTTTGCATACAATTTATTTGCCTTACTGCCTCTGGCACTAAAGGCTTTGTAAAGAAAGTGCTTTTTAAAGGTTTGTTGTCTTAAGTAAATTGCTTGCTATCTCTGAGTTACAGTTTTAATTGTAAAATGTGTATATAATAGAACTTACCTCATAGAGGTTACTGTGAGAATTCAGTGAGATGATGCAGGTAAAAGCCAGTAGCTCTGATAGCCCTTAGGTAAATGGTATTATATTCTGTTTGACAGCTCATTCACAAATAGGTtttgtatccccattttacagtaagtacaactgaggcccagagagggacaggGGCCCCATACGAAAGGTTTTGTATGACCCCTGCAGTCTCCTGGAGCTTTGTGCAGGATGGGTGGGCATGTTTAAGCAACCATCAACACACCAGTGGCCCTCATATAAAACTTGTGCCTCCCATTAGATGTCTCCCTTGGATGGGTAAAAGTGGATCCTCATGGAGTAGTTTTCATAGCCTGAAAACCTTGAAAGTCATCGCAATGGActtttagtgtttcttttttacttgctGACATGTAAAAATTGGTAGACTTCACATGCAAATCTGGATTTCTAGCTTTTCTTGAAAAAGTGGAAGAGCTGCCACACTGGATCCACATTCCTGCTAGTCAATAATTAGCTGAAGCTGAATAGatactccttcctttttttttttttttttttggtctttttcgtgaccagcactcagccagtgagtgcactggccattcctatataggatccgaacccgcggtgggagcgtcaccgcgctcccagcgctgcactctcctgagtgcgccacgggctcggccgatACTCCTTCCTTTTGACAAGATACTTTGTCCCAGTTGGCCTCAGTTCTCACCATTGTTTGCATTTACTATTGCTCTCACATCGTTTTCCTTAGAGCTgatcatttttctctattttcttttcagagGTGGGATATTAGGGGCCTACTGTTTGTTTTACTTACTGGTGTCAAACCTTTTCTTGCCTTGCCCCTTGGCAGTTGGGTTTGCGTCCTGAGTGGCCAATTGTCCTATTCCCTGTGTGGTAACAGTTTCCAGGACTAAGGGAGAACAGCAAAACTTGCTGCAAGGGCAAGGGATTATGGAAGGGTTCACTGGGGAGGGGAATTCTAAGCTGAGACTCAAGAAGAAAAAGGGTGGAGTTCAAGggtgttgcactctctttgtcacctctcttcccctgggtgactgagattcaaaggattactcaaagcccatttctcctgagtggtgagaaaccccaaaggggttaatttcctagaaccctcaagagagaggcattcctcctcaggaaattaacctgGACTGGGGTTCTATCTCAGTAtctattctccaggccagaaagttacagaaaaggaccgtaggtggagttatggctatgtatagtttaacaatagaggctggtaacatcagtgaaataacagagACATTCCATAAttcaatttgcaaaaggttaaatagatccaccaacaaaagcttgttcttagcaaaactgtcttttcctacagcagttttctcagtatgtttacataacaataaagtaactttaggttaacctgctccaagggcatttgtccttgagccagcaattttgctgtgttacaattctttatctacaacagtgACTTTAGCCtgggggaaagtttcctgtcttttgaaagcttaacatttctatatgtaatttaaaaaagttaggttatacctgtaagaacccaaatgccccaagggatcacaccgaggaatgtaagaacccaaatgccccaagggatcacaccctgatccaatcagccttccctaaaagccctacatatatgtgtgtgtgctgcctaataaacgagccctctccagtggattgtcaactggtgtcgactcatcctttcatttggtgccgaaacccgggacagAGCTTCTCttgagcggcgacacttttcggattgcagcggcagcactttccaagtcgccccttgggaactccatcccgccaggaccggcctcccttccaccgctcacctttgacggtccaccctcgtccattcttttcagcgctggctccttccactcaccaccggctcatcattaggtaagccccctttcctaaagggcaccagccctttttcaggctaccacagggagtctagccgtgatcgtccggtagcccctaacgcccataccccaccccaccacggtcttcacgaccaccataaattcccaaactatccaaagccctggtaaacttttactttcatttttggaggttaaaagccccattctgttctctccttcaccctcctgtccaccactctcttctctccacttcccgggtccgggacccgaccagaaaatcctggcgctaggttccttcaggcaccgggcttttgccctagagaagtggaggtctgagtgacgacccacacctcccttctctcctcctggttcatacctgaacctgccgggactgacgtgacctactagggacgccctctaggatcccgcctttcccaaccggccgaaggatctgtcctatcactaaatctctgtccgatttctgtctaaattcccattaagagaccagaatgggcgcttcctcctcctccctaggggactctccacttcaatgccttctgaaaaacctcaccaacctttccctcaggccggatattgagcccaaactcctcaccaaattctgcacacaagattggccttattatcctttagataatcaaaacacatggccccctgagggcacactagatcctaacattctacgagacctctttaactactgccagcgcctaaaaaaatggaaggagatcccctacatcgaggcttttcacctcttggctcagaaccccgccctctgctcctcctgtgctccctctcaagtccttttagcctgtaaaccctcttcacagtcacccctcgattcttccactttcgaccctgctgatgaacccccaccctaccgacctcctccttccccagtgcctccggcgtccgctcttcctcccccatcatccgcgtcaccttctgcacctcctgcgccatccactcccccgtctttaccttcacctactcctgacccactaagcccccctttcacccgttcccgaggacctccccccgcccctttaacaatcgccccactacgtgaggtagctggggctgaaggagtagttagggtccatgtt contains the following coding sequences:
- the SCAND1 gene encoding SCAN domain-containing protein 1, producing the protein MAATESSLAASGNPVEAVPPEKQEGANPSSNPERNSAAASIPEASAPAPDPSSPNAAVPEATPTPPAAASAVQELPLGPAPLGSPPQAEDVPRSPPGSGGSRPGPETFRQRFRQFRYQDAAGPREAFRQLRELSRQWLRPDIRTKEQIVEMLVQEQLLAILPEAARARRLRRRTDVRITG